In the Hordeum vulgare subsp. vulgare chromosome 7H, MorexV3_pseudomolecules_assembly, whole genome shotgun sequence genome, one interval contains:
- the LOC123413404 gene encoding two-component response regulator ORR25-like, producing the protein MGAMEGDQRQMMEDATVDKFSEGLRVLAVDDNCVCLKVLEALMRRCKYHPTVAMDAKTVLKILRAGKVQFDLVITDVRMPDMDGFKLLDLIVLEMDLPVIMLSVDCDKKVVLKAINHGACDYLVKPVCTNDLKNIWQHVESRRRSQAISHMSRDNADNQRVHPGNLGSCKDSKNKRNDEYDSNKDKESTHSSTTQKKPRVAWTTELHNKFLEAINQIGLEEASPNKILELTNVDYLTRNNIASHLQNHRLYLNRGNPNSSGDASERQNSSMNKQRNFMHEHEHERWHVSSGGNPYWNPNYFGATSQLGQLTNKQSNLCMGSLIDGGRLSRYFLPHTRDSRRFADSDDPPIGVDNGILDGIMLDEFSSYNSGTSYVDSMCGKLMKTSKGESPSNLRSYFTNTSNGGGMSALANEYQVEPLKSINKYHTHMNEPSTHVVHTVGKPSKFPGFAGTYNNPRWSSMTAIHHRSGTSHVPPRVNIPRINQLTSYKTSSSKMLLQNKMPSFIGNTTSMAGLTEQIVPFNIPTNSRSVGMLNGHNSAPMEPSQMVNGGSIITLPIILNDQISPFNIANNTTLVGTMMNDNSALGTGRTSMTDINTVNSGRTISTHSNLQTAGFSELTQMLDDGDADGILPVQGSMVNQQDHNDLLNGTSAF; encoded by the exons ATGGGCGCGATGGAAGGGGACCAAAGGCAGATGATGGAGGATGCGACGGTGGACAAGTTCTCGGAGGGGTTGCGCGTGCTCGCGGTCGACGACAACTGCGTCTGCCTCAAGGTACTAGAGGCTCTCATGCGCCGCTGCAAATACCACC CAACGGTAGCGATGGATGCCAAGACGGTGCTGAAGATTCTGAGGGCGGGGAAAGTGCAGTTCGACCTGGTCATCACCGATGTGCGCATGCCGGACATGGACGGCTTCAAGCTCCTTGACCTTATCGTCCTCGAGATGGATCTGCCCGTCATCA TGCTATCAGTGGATTGTGACAAGAAGGTCGTGTTGAAGGCGATAAATCACGGGGCATGCGACTATTTGGTGAAGCCGGTGTGCACCAATGATCTCAAAAACATATGGCAACATGTTGAAAGTAGGAGAAGATCCCAAGCAATAAGCCACATGAGTAGGGACAATGCTGACAATCAGAGAGTACATCCCGGTAATCTTGGCAGTTGTAAGGACTCAAAGAATAAGAGAAATGATGAGTATGATTCTAACAAGGACAAAGAGAGCACTCACTCATCCACTACCCAAAAGAAGCCAAGGGTGGCATGGACAACTGAGCTTCATAACAAGTTTCTAGAAGCTATCAACCAGATCGGCCTCGAGG AGGCTTCTCCAAACAAGATACTGGAGCTGACGAATGTGGATTACCTAACTAGAAATAATATCGCGAGTCATCTACAG AATCATAGGTTGTACTTGAATAGAGGCAACCCAAATTCATCTGGTGATGCGAGTGAAAGACAAAACTCATCCATGAACAAACAGAGGAATTTTATgcatgagcatgaacatgaaagaTGGCATGTATCCTCTGGTGGCAACCCCTACTGGAATCCGAACTATTTTGGTGCAACTAGTCAACTAGGACAACTAACGAACAAGCAGAGCAACTTGTGCATGGGATCATTGATCGATGGTGGTAGACTGTCGAGGTATTTCCTTCCACACACACGAGATTCAAGAAGATTTGCTGATTCCGATGACCCTCCCATCGGCGTAGACAATGGAATACTGGATGGCATAATGTTAGATGAATTTTCCTCGTATAACTCTGGTACGTCCTATGTTGACTCCATGTGTGGAAAGCTGATGAAGACAAGTAAAGGAGAAAGCCCATCCAATCTTCGAAGTTACTTCACAAACACATCAAATGGTGGCGGGATGTCAGCGCTAGCAAATGAGTACCAGGTGGAACCTCTAAAGAGTATTAACAAATATCATACCCACATGAATGAACCTTCTACACATGTGGTCCATACAGTTGGCAAACCTTCCAAGTTTCCAGGTTTTGCTGGGACCTATAACAACCCTCGATGGTCCTCAATGACTGCTATTCACCATAGGTCTGGAACATCTCATGTCCCACCACGTGTGAACATACCAAGGATCAACCAACTAACGAGCTACAAAACATCATCTAGCAAGATGTTGCTACAAAATAAAATGCCATCCTTCATTGGCAATACCACATCAATGGCAGGTTTAACTGAGCAGATAGTTCCATTCAACATACCAACCAACTCACGCTCTGTAGGGATGTTGAATGGCCACAACAGTGCTCCAATGGAACCATCTCAGATGGTTAATGGAGGGAGCATCATTACATTACCAATAATCTTGAATGATCAAATATCGCCATTCAACATAGCGAACAACACAACCTTGGTAGGGACGATGATGAATGACAATTCTGCACTTGGTACTGGAAGAACTTCAATGACCGACATTAATACGGTTAATTCTGGAAGAACTATTTCTACACATTCCAACCTTCAAACAGCTGGTTTCTCCGAATTGACTCAGATGCTTGATGACGGGGATGCAGATGGCATTCTCCCTGTGCAAGGAAGTATGGTTAATCAACAAGATCATAATGATCTACTTAATGGCACTAGTGCCTTCTAA